A window of the Egibacter rhizosphaerae genome harbors these coding sequences:
- a CDS encoding cell wall-binding repeat-containing protein, with product MDPTPPRRIAPAGPLTAIALLALALVLLDVANVRADEHDEDETPAPEVGETLEIERLGGDDRFATAILAAERAHPDGSEQAVMATGRDFADALVATVRSASLDAPLLLLPDRLRDDDRDALDGLGIERAVVAGGVTPVPYITEVDLARADVELTRVAGVTRYDTAARLATEDATAGEGGAQVVIASGEDFADAVTGSAIAAADQTPLLLTRRDALPDDTAAAIDRLGPDGTVVVGGTAAVADGVMDQLPDARRVAGDDRVATSVAAARERLDEGTDPSEVVVASGRSFPDALSAGALAASADAPLLLVEPAADPGGAAVEFVREHAAAIERLVVVGGPSAVPEQALGALEEAAGDGAAAEARHDETDANGQTDGDAEGDEESGNTEDTGNAEHEEGDEESGNTGDTGDTGEREPGAEEQADE from the coding sequence TTGGACCCCACCCCGCCCCGCAGGATCGCCCCGGCCGGCCCCCTCACGGCCATCGCACTCCTCGCGCTGGCACTCGTGCTGCTCGACGTCGCGAACGTGCGCGCCGACGAGCACGACGAGGACGAGACACCGGCGCCGGAGGTCGGCGAGACCCTCGAGATCGAGCGACTCGGAGGCGACGACCGCTTCGCCACCGCCATCCTGGCCGCGGAGCGCGCCCACCCCGACGGCTCGGAGCAGGCCGTGATGGCGACGGGTCGGGACTTCGCCGACGCGCTGGTGGCGACGGTGCGGTCGGCGAGCCTCGACGCACCGCTGCTGCTGCTCCCGGACCGCCTCCGCGACGACGACCGCGACGCCCTCGACGGGCTGGGGATCGAGCGCGCGGTCGTCGCCGGCGGCGTCACCCCGGTCCCCTACATCACCGAGGTCGATCTCGCCCGCGCGGACGTCGAGCTCACTCGCGTCGCGGGAGTGACCCGTTACGACACCGCGGCTCGTCTCGCGACCGAGGACGCCACGGCGGGCGAGGGTGGGGCGCAGGTCGTGATCGCGTCCGGCGAGGACTTCGCCGATGCGGTGACCGGGTCCGCCATCGCCGCCGCCGACCAGACACCGCTGTTGCTCACGCGCCGCGACGCGTTGCCCGACGACACGGCCGCTGCGATCGACCGGCTCGGGCCGGACGGCACCGTCGTGGTGGGTGGCACCGCGGCGGTCGCCGACGGCGTCATGGACCAGTTGCCGGATGCCAGACGGGTCGCGGGCGACGACCGGGTCGCGACGTCCGTGGCGGCCGCGCGAGAGCGGCTCGACGAGGGCACGGACCCCAGCGAAGTGGTGGTCGCCAGCGGACGCTCGTTCCCCGATGCGCTCTCGGCCGGGGCACTGGCCGCGTCCGCCGACGCCCCGCTCCTCCTGGTCGAGCCCGCGGCCGACCCCGGAGGGGCCGCGGTGGAGTTCGTGCGCGAGCACGCCGCCGCCATCGAGAGGCTCGTCGTCGTCGGCGGGCCGAGCGCCGTGCCCGAGCAGGCCCTCGGGGCGCTCGAGGAGGCGGCCGGCGACGGGGCCGCGGCCGAGGCCCGGCACGACGAGACGGATGCGAACGGCCAGACCGACGGCGACGCCGAGGGCGACGAGGAGAGCGGGAACACCGAGGACACCGGGAACGCCGAGCACGAGGAGGGCGACGAGGAGAGCGGGAACACCGGGGACACCGGGGACACCGGGGAACGCGAGCCGGGAGCGGAGGAGCAGGCCGATGAGTGA
- a CDS encoding MauE/DoxX family redox-associated membrane protein, with protein sequence MSELGLAAAWGLAAVFLWSAAAKGRTLPATVEALRGLRLPAPRLLAPALVAGEALLALLLLATPAIGAAAALLALGGFSAVLALLLRRGITSPCACLGGDARQPLSWRAVARNGLLALFAAAALAAPEPAVPGIAGLVAVTAAGLVGATLLALAELRARTGHLLSLGPLPPAPPGSADEPLGATLPLVSAGHPGATPTGETPEQRR encoded by the coding sequence ATGAGTGAGCTCGGACTGGCCGCCGCCTGGGGCCTGGCGGCGGTCTTCCTCTGGAGCGCAGCGGCCAAGGGCCGCACCCTGCCCGCGACCGTCGAGGCACTCCGCGGGCTGCGCCTACCCGCCCCCCGACTGCTCGCTCCCGCGCTCGTCGCCGGCGAGGCCCTGCTCGCGCTCCTGCTCCTGGCCACGCCCGCGATCGGGGCCGCGGCCGCGCTCCTGGCGCTCGGCGGCTTCTCCGCGGTCCTCGCCCTGCTGCTGCGCCGCGGCATCACCTCCCCCTGCGCCTGCCTCGGCGGCGACGCGCGGCAACCCCTGTCGTGGCGGGCCGTCGCGCGGAACGGCCTCCTCGCGCTCTTCGCCGCAGCTGCGCTGGCCGCCCCCGAGCCCGCGGTACCCGGGATCGCCGGGCTCGTCGCCGTCACCGCCGCCGGGCTCGTCGGCGCCACGCTGTTGGCCCTGGCCGAACTGCGTGCCCGCACGGGGCACCTGCTCTCCCTGGGCCCCCTGCCCCCCGCGCCCCCGGGAAGCGCGGACGAACCGCTCGGGGCCACACTGCCGCTCGTGTCCGCGGGCCATCCCGGCGCGACACCAACAGGAGAGACCCCGGAGCAACGGCGATGA
- a CDS encoding IS110 family transposase has translation MQHDMTASTGGVDWATDTNEQCVIAADGAVLLRANTTHDAAGIRRLVSAFLEHGVDRVAIERPDGPVVDALIAAGVEVVVVTPRQVKNLRDRYGAAGNKDDRFDAYVLADVLRTDSHRLVCLTPDSAQTLALRSAVRARTDLVEARVAICNQLRAHLRTVFPAAVGLFADLDSAVSLAFLSRFPNVDKAAWLSHKRLGSWLAKHGYSGRTPTQTLLDRLDAGPEGLTGQVAAAAAHTTLAYVKTLQALRTQISALETQIREQLAGHPDAAIFTSLPRSGQVRAAKLLVEIGDARGRFPTDASLAALAGAAPSTRQSGRHHVVSFRWACDHKLRDAVTDFAADSRHASPWAAAIYDRHRAAGKTHQHATRILARAWLRIIWRCWQDHTAYDPTRHGGNQPFLPPSQELPAVA, from the coding sequence ATGCAGCATGACATGACCGCGTCCACCGGAGGAGTCGACTGGGCGACCGACACCAACGAGCAGTGCGTCATCGCCGCTGACGGCGCGGTGCTGCTGCGCGCGAACACCACCCATGACGCTGCCGGGATCCGCCGGCTGGTCAGCGCCTTCCTCGAGCACGGGGTCGACCGGGTCGCGATCGAACGGCCCGACGGGCCGGTCGTCGACGCGCTGATCGCCGCCGGAGTCGAGGTTGTCGTCGTGACGCCGCGGCAGGTGAAGAACTTGCGGGACCGCTACGGCGCCGCGGGCAACAAGGACGACCGCTTCGACGCCTACGTCCTCGCCGATGTGCTGCGCACCGACAGCCACCGGCTCGTCTGCCTGACCCCCGACAGCGCGCAGACCCTCGCGCTGCGCTCGGCCGTGCGCGCCCGCACCGACCTGGTCGAAGCGCGGGTGGCGATCTGCAACCAGCTGCGCGCTCACCTGCGCACGGTGTTCCCCGCCGCCGTCGGCCTGTTCGCTGACCTCGACTCGGCCGTGAGCCTGGCGTTTTTGTCCCGCTTCCCCAACGTCGACAAGGCCGCGTGGTTGTCTCACAAGCGGCTGGGCTCGTGGCTGGCCAAGCACGGCTACAGCGGGCGCACCCCCACCCAGACGCTGCTCGACCGGCTCGACGCCGGCCCCGAAGGGCTCACCGGCCAGGTGGCCGCTGCCGCAGCCCACACCACCCTCGCCTACGTCAAAACCCTGCAGGCGCTGCGCACACAGATCAGCGCGCTCGAGACCCAGATCCGCGAGCAGCTCGCCGGCCACCCCGACGCGGCGATCTTCACGAGCCTGCCCCGCTCGGGGCAGGTCCGCGCCGCCAAGCTGCTGGTCGAGATCGGCGACGCCCGCGGCCGCTTCCCCACCGACGCGTCGCTGGCCGCGCTCGCCGGCGCCGCACCCTCCACCCGACAGTCCGGACGCCACCACGTCGTGTCGTTCCGCTGGGCCTGCGACCACAAGCTCCGCGACGCCGTCACCGACTTCGCCGCCGACAGCCGCCACGCCAGCCCCTGGGCCGCCGCCATCTACGACCGCCACCGCGCCGCCGGCAAGACCCACCAACACGCCACCCGCATCCTCGCCCGCGCCTGGCTGCGCATCATCTGGCGCTGCTGGCAAGACCACACCGCCTACGACCCCACCCGACACGGCGGCAACCAACCGTTCCTGCCCCCCAGCCAAGAACTTCCAGCGGTAGCTTGA
- the thrB gene encoding homoserine kinase, giving the protein MEPDDVVRVEVPGTSANLGPGFDVLAAALDLHLVAATAAPGPRRVTVEGQGADELPGDDGNLVWRAFVGYCERFGAEVPDVGLRVRSDIPLERGLGSSAAAAVAGVALGRAVTRAGGSDQDLIDLAAAIEGHADNAAAAVLGGIVVAVDGVARRFDPAPGLRPLVCIPSERQATQAARAILPARVPLATAAANGGRTALALAGLTGLAALDPRTFTDELHEPARLEAMGPTGALVRRLRDTGIAACLSGAGPTVLAIVGARDESAPASVAELAGPEWEVRVSGWDRSGAAACPPTVLPAEA; this is encoded by the coding sequence ATGGAACCGGATGACGTCGTCCGCGTCGAAGTGCCCGGGACGAGCGCGAACCTCGGTCCGGGGTTCGATGTGCTCGCGGCCGCGCTCGACCTGCACCTGGTCGCCGCGACCGCCGCGCCCGGCCCGAGGCGGGTGACCGTCGAGGGACAGGGGGCCGACGAGCTCCCCGGCGACGACGGCAACCTCGTGTGGCGCGCGTTCGTCGGGTACTGCGAGCGGTTCGGCGCGGAGGTCCCCGACGTGGGCTTGCGGGTGCGCAGCGACATCCCGCTCGAGCGCGGGCTCGGCTCGTCGGCGGCGGCCGCGGTCGCGGGGGTCGCGCTGGGGCGGGCCGTCACGCGCGCCGGTGGCAGCGACCAGGATCTGATCGACCTCGCGGCCGCCATCGAGGGACACGCCGACAACGCGGCCGCCGCGGTGCTCGGCGGCATCGTCGTGGCGGTCGACGGCGTCGCGCGGCGGTTCGACCCCGCTCCGGGGCTGCGGCCGCTGGTCTGCATCCCCTCGGAGCGCCAGGCCACGCAGGCGGCACGGGCGATCCTGCCGGCCCGGGTGCCGCTCGCGACGGCGGCCGCGAACGGGGGTCGGACGGCCCTCGCGCTCGCCGGTTTGACGGGTCTGGCGGCGCTCGACCCGCGCACGTTCACCGACGAGCTTCACGAGCCGGCGCGGCTCGAGGCGATGGGCCCCACCGGCGCGCTGGTGCGGCGGCTGCGGGACACCGGGATCGCGGCGTGCCTCTCCGGGGCGGGACCGACCGTGCTCGCCATCGTCGGCGCGAGAGACGAGAGTGCTCCGGCGAGCGTGGCCGAGCTGGCCGGCCCGGAGTGGGAGGTTCGTGTCAGCGGGTGGGATCGGTCGGGGGCGGCGGCCTGCCCACCGACGGTGCTGCCCGCGGAGGCCTGA
- the thrC gene encoding threonine synthase produces MSAPSGTGAADDESPDVPHAAPPSAAGPAAGTRQWLGVIEEYRDRLPVGDSTPVVTLREGGTPLVHSTRLSERTGCEVWLKLEGSNPTGSFKDRGMTVAISKALETRAEAVLCASTGNTSASAAAYAAKAGLTCGVVVPRGKIALGKLAQALVHGATVLQIDGSFDAALEVCQELARRYRVELVNSTNPHRIEGQKTGAFEVVDFLGRAPDVHVMPVGNAGNITAWWQGYREEAEVGRVDGLPVLRGYQAAGASPIVRGERVMEPTTIATAIRIGNPASWSRAVAAADESQGSIRSVTDRAILQAYRLLAGEGVFAEMASAASVAGLLDLADRAELSAGGTVVCVLTGNGLKDPDWAIAGAAPPRMLPPSVDAAAAHLGLERTAFDQ; encoded by the coding sequence ATCTCCGCGCCATCCGGCACCGGGGCGGCCGACGACGAGTCCCCCGACGTCCCGCATGCCGCGCCGCCGTCCGCGGCGGGGCCGGCCGCGGGCACGCGTCAATGGCTCGGGGTGATCGAGGAGTACCGGGACCGACTGCCGGTCGGGGACTCGACGCCCGTGGTGACGCTGCGCGAGGGCGGCACGCCGCTCGTGCACTCGACCCGTCTGTCGGAGCGCACCGGCTGCGAGGTCTGGCTCAAGCTCGAGGGGAGCAACCCCACGGGGTCGTTCAAGGACCGGGGGATGACGGTCGCGATCTCGAAGGCGCTGGAGACGCGCGCGGAAGCCGTCCTGTGCGCCTCGACGGGCAACACCTCCGCCTCGGCGGCCGCGTACGCCGCGAAGGCCGGGCTGACCTGCGGGGTCGTCGTGCCCCGCGGCAAGATCGCCCTGGGCAAGCTGGCGCAGGCGCTCGTGCACGGTGCCACGGTCCTGCAGATCGATGGCTCGTTCGACGCGGCGCTCGAGGTGTGCCAGGAGCTCGCTCGCCGGTACCGGGTGGAGCTCGTGAACTCCACCAACCCACACCGCATCGAAGGACAGAAGACCGGGGCGTTCGAGGTCGTGGACTTCCTCGGCCGCGCCCCCGACGTCCATGTCATGCCCGTGGGCAACGCCGGGAACATCACGGCGTGGTGGCAGGGCTACCGTGAGGAGGCCGAGGTCGGCCGCGTCGACGGGCTGCCGGTCCTGCGTGGCTACCAGGCTGCCGGGGCTTCGCCGATCGTGCGGGGCGAGCGGGTGATGGAGCCCACGACGATCGCGACCGCCATCCGCATCGGCAACCCGGCCTCGTGGTCGCGGGCGGTCGCCGCCGCCGACGAGTCGCAGGGCTCCATCCGCTCGGTCACCGACCGCGCGATCCTGCAGGCCTACCGGCTGCTGGCGGGCGAGGGCGTCTTCGCCGAGATGGCCTCCGCCGCGAGCGTCGCCGGGTTGCTGGACCTCGCCGACCGCGCGGAGCTCTCCGCTGGAGGCACCGTCGTGTGCGTCCTCACGGGCAACGGTCTGAAGGATCCGGACTGGGCGATCGCGGGTGCCGCGCCCCCGCGCATGCTGCCGCCGAGCGTCGACGCCGCGGCTGCCCACCTGGGACTCGAGCGCACGGCGTTCGATCAGTGA
- a CDS encoding SIS domain-containing protein codes for MDLDEAGARARIDPCGTLTDVADPASRWREAIAEAPVRPELAGVDAIVVAGMGGSGFVAEVAVALARATLAVPVLALKGYELPAFARSRTLVVGVSHSGSTEETRAVLEAAGARGCARLAVAGPGRLGVGDDVPLVPVTQSGPPRHAIAALLVPVLRALGLDQGEGEAIEVLEDIADRYGPAVPWAENPVKQLASRVATTDVSVAIGSEGLASAVALRYVNQLAENAKLMAIHATVPEAHHNLVVSLERSPLSGGLVELRDPRGEPDVLHRRYHAAAEADVVPEGWWRAEFRASGRSPLARVASLVATVDLASVYAALALGRDPTSTGPLDRIKGALGAASPNAEHV; via the coding sequence ATGGATCTCGACGAGGCGGGGGCGCGCGCACGCATCGACCCGTGCGGCACGCTCACCGATGTCGCGGACCCCGCGAGCCGGTGGCGCGAGGCCATCGCCGAGGCCCCGGTCCGTCCCGAGCTCGCGGGGGTCGACGCCATCGTCGTTGCGGGGATGGGCGGGTCGGGCTTCGTGGCCGAGGTGGCGGTCGCCCTCGCGCGGGCCACCCTCGCCGTGCCGGTCTTGGCGCTCAAGGGCTACGAGCTGCCCGCCTTCGCCCGCTCCCGGACCCTCGTGGTCGGCGTGTCGCACTCGGGCAGCACCGAGGAGACGCGCGCCGTCCTCGAGGCCGCGGGCGCTCGCGGGTGCGCCCGCCTGGCGGTCGCCGGCCCGGGGCGGCTCGGGGTGGGCGACGACGTCCCCCTCGTCCCGGTGACCCAGTCAGGCCCGCCCCGGCACGCGATCGCTGCGCTGCTCGTCCCGGTCCTCCGCGCGCTCGGCCTGGACCAGGGGGAGGGGGAGGCGATCGAGGTGCTGGAGGACATCGCCGACCGCTACGGGCCCGCCGTGCCGTGGGCGGAGAACCCCGTGAAGCAGCTCGCGAGCCGCGTCGCTACCACCGACGTGAGCGTCGCGATCGGCAGCGAGGGGCTGGCATCGGCCGTGGCCCTGCGCTACGTCAACCAGCTGGCCGAGAACGCGAAGCTGATGGCCATCCACGCCACGGTGCCCGAGGCGCACCACAACCTCGTCGTGTCGCTGGAGCGCTCCCCGCTCTCGGGTGGCCTGGTCGAGTTGCGCGACCCGCGGGGGGAGCCCGACGTGCTGCACCGCCGCTACCACGCCGCCGCGGAGGCCGACGTCGTGCCGGAGGGGTGGTGGCGGGCCGAGTTCCGCGCCTCGGGCCGGAGTCCCCTCGCGCGGGTGGCCTCCCTGGTCGCGACCGTCGATCTCGCCAGCGTCTACGCGGCGCTGGCCCTCGGCCGGGACCCGACGTCGACCGGACCCCTCGACCGGATCAAGGGCGCCCTCGGCGCCGCGTCCCCGAATGCGGAACACGTCTAG
- a CDS encoding homoserine dehydrogenase, whose translation MNERPITVGLLGCGVVGSGVVQLLTEHAEAIATRVGAPVRLGPVAVRDPQRARDVDLEQLTDDPFAVIADPEVDVVVEVIGGIEPARTLVHRAIDSGRSVVTANKELIANHGPELKALAGEKGARLEYEAAVAGGIPIIKPLRESLAGDRIRRVLGILNGTTNFILTRMAEEQMSFQDALAEAQGLGYAEADPSADVDGHDAASKAAILASLAFDAEVLAEHVHREGIRAVTSTDIDHAARMGYAVKLLGIAEEVDGSINARVHPALVPRTHPLASVRESFNAVFTEGDASGELMFYGRGAGSLPTASAMLGDIVTAARALRAGERPNGQTVTTKPIRPFEEVDVQSYVLLDVADAPGVLAEVASTFGAHGVSIKSVWQEGRADHAQLLLITHRAREAALQATLTDLRGLGSVRDIASVMRVEGEEL comes from the coding sequence ATGAATGAACGTCCCATCACTGTTGGCCTGCTCGGCTGCGGCGTCGTCGGCTCCGGCGTCGTCCAGCTGTTGACCGAGCACGCCGAGGCCATCGCCACCCGCGTCGGCGCCCCGGTGCGCCTGGGCCCGGTAGCCGTCCGCGACCCCCAGCGCGCCCGCGACGTCGATCTGGAACAGCTGACCGACGACCCCTTCGCGGTCATCGCCGACCCCGAGGTCGACGTCGTGGTCGAGGTGATCGGCGGCATCGAGCCGGCCCGCACCCTCGTCCATCGTGCGATCGACAGCGGACGGTCCGTGGTCACGGCGAACAAGGAGCTGATCGCGAACCACGGGCCCGAGCTGAAGGCGCTCGCGGGCGAGAAGGGCGCGCGCCTGGAGTACGAGGCCGCCGTGGCGGGCGGCATCCCGATCATCAAGCCGCTCCGGGAGTCGCTCGCCGGCGACCGGATCCGACGGGTGCTCGGGATCCTCAACGGGACGACGAACTTCATCCTCACCCGCATGGCCGAGGAGCAGATGTCGTTCCAGGACGCGCTGGCCGAGGCCCAGGGCCTCGGCTACGCGGAGGCGGACCCGTCCGCGGATGTCGACGGCCACGACGCGGCCAGCAAGGCGGCGATCCTCGCCTCGCTCGCGTTCGACGCGGAGGTGCTCGCCGAGCACGTCCACCGCGAGGGCATCCGTGCCGTCACGTCGACCGACATCGACCACGCTGCCCGGATGGGGTACGCGGTGAAACTGCTGGGCATCGCCGAGGAGGTCGACGGCTCGATCAACGCGCGCGTGCATCCCGCCCTCGTGCCGCGGACGCACCCGCTCGCGAGCGTGCGCGAGTCGTTCAACGCGGTGTTCACCGAGGGCGACGCGTCCGGCGAGCTGATGTTCTACGGGCGGGGTGCCGGCAGCCTGCCGACGGCGAGCGCCATGCTCGGCGACATCGTGACGGCCGCCCGCGCCCTGCGGGCCGGTGAGCGCCCCAACGGGCAGACCGTGACGACGAAGCCGATTCGCCCCTTCGAGGAGGTGGACGTCCAGTCCTACGTGCTCCTCGACGTCGCCGACGCCCCGGGCGTGCTCGCCGAGGTGGCCTCGACGTTCGGGGCCCACGGCGTCTCCATCAAGTCCGTGTGGCAGGAGGGTCGCGCCGACCACGCGCAGCTGTTGCTCATCACCCACCGCGCGCGGGAGGCCGCGCTGCAGGCCACGCTCACCGACCTGCGCGGTCTCGGTTCCGTGCGCGACATCGCGAGCGTGATGCGGGTCGAGGGCGAGGAGCTCTAG
- the lysA gene encoding diaminopimelate decarboxylase — MTRGRAEVAEPFPDTAEIQDGRLRTLGGIAVEELAERFGTPLWLVDRATLEGRMRAYREAFAAQEAVLGATTTVVYAAKALCVRGVLELADDCGLWVDCASGGELATARAAGIDPRRIVLHGNNKSVAELRDAVDAGVGRIVIDSLSELARLEGIAEAAGRVVPCHLRVTPGVDAHTHEFVATGHDDTKFGLTLSLGLAHEGAARLVASRWLDLVGVHCHVGSDILRLDPYHAAADVMVRFLAEVRATHGAEVGELNLGGGLGISAVPGDVPPELPTYAADLTAAVAEAADAHGLTARPHLFVEPGRSIAGPAGVTLYRVGTIKELPGLSTYVAVDGGMSDNPRYPLYQAPHTFAPAGAVARDGTPRPVTVVGKHCETGDVLGEGVSLPSDLAEGDLLAVAATGAYNHAMASNYNRLPRPAMVLVGEGWAVELVRRETVEDLLAREPSLRDARPPVPRP; from the coding sequence GTGACCCGCGGTCGTGCGGAGGTGGCCGAGCCGTTCCCCGACACCGCGGAGATCCAGGACGGGCGTTTGCGGACGCTCGGCGGGATCGCGGTGGAGGAGCTGGCGGAGCGCTTCGGCACCCCCCTGTGGCTCGTGGATCGGGCGACGCTCGAGGGCAGGATGCGCGCGTACCGCGAGGCGTTCGCGGCGCAGGAGGCCGTGCTCGGGGCGACCACGACGGTGGTCTATGCCGCGAAGGCCCTCTGTGTCCGCGGGGTGCTCGAGCTCGCGGACGACTGCGGCTTGTGGGTCGACTGCGCCAGCGGGGGCGAGCTCGCGACGGCCAGGGCGGCCGGCATCGACCCTCGTCGGATCGTGCTGCACGGCAACAACAAGTCGGTGGCGGAGCTGCGCGACGCGGTCGACGCGGGGGTGGGGCGCATCGTGATCGACTCCCTGTCCGAGCTCGCGCGGCTGGAGGGGATCGCCGAGGCGGCGGGGCGCGTGGTGCCGTGCCACCTGCGTGTGACACCGGGAGTGGACGCGCACACCCACGAGTTCGTTGCCACCGGCCACGACGACACGAAGTTCGGGCTCACGCTCTCCCTGGGCCTGGCGCACGAGGGGGCCGCCCGGCTCGTCGCGAGCCGCTGGCTCGATCTCGTGGGCGTCCACTGCCACGTCGGGAGCGACATCCTGCGCCTCGACCCCTACCACGCCGCCGCCGACGTGATGGTTCGCTTCCTGGCCGAGGTGCGAGCGACCCACGGGGCCGAGGTCGGTGAGTTGAACCTCGGGGGCGGCCTGGGTATCAGCGCGGTGCCCGGGGACGTGCCCCCCGAGCTTCCGACGTACGCCGCCGACCTGACCGCCGCGGTCGCGGAGGCGGCTGACGCGCACGGCCTGACGGCGCGTCCTCACCTGTTCGTCGAGCCGGGACGCTCGATCGCCGGTCCGGCCGGGGTGACGCTCTACCGGGTCGGCACGATCAAGGAGCTGCCCGGCCTGTCGACGTACGTGGCCGTGGACGGGGGCATGAGCGACAACCCCCGCTACCCCCTGTACCAGGCTCCGCACACGTTCGCGCCGGCGGGAGCGGTCGCGCGCGACGGGACGCCGCGTCCGGTCACGGTCGTCGGCAAGCACTGCGAGACCGGCGATGTGCTCGGCGAGGGCGTGTCGCTGCCCAGCGACCTCGCCGAGGGCGACCTGCTCGCGGTGGCCGCCACTGGCGCGTACAACCACGCGATGGCCTCGAACTACAACCGCCTGCCGAGGCCCGCGATGGTCCTCGTCGGCGAGGGGTGGGCCGTCGAGCTCGTCCGCCGCGAGACCGTGGAGGACCTGCTCGCACGCGAACCGTCGCTCCGCGATGCGCGGCCCCCCGTCCCACGGCCCTAG
- the argS gene encoding arginine--tRNA ligase yields MSAAQETAHLADAIRAALASAGLPDREPELERPRQREHGDWATNVAMTLAREVDASPREIAQRIVEALGTPTGVAAVEIAGPGFINFRLAADAFAETVRAAVHAGEAFGRGDELDGQHVNVEFVSANPTGPLHLGAGRWAAVGDGIASVLEARGADVTREYYFNDAGEQMRKFGASVEAALAGQEPPEDGYQGEYITELAAEIRDGGETQDVAEAAYQRMLSRITATLERFGVTFDVFFGERALHGPDGIAAVVAQVRETGHAYEAEGATWLRTTAFGDDKDRVLVKADGVPTYFAADCAYLADKLARGFDRCIYLLGADHHGYVKRLEAAEQALSGTNRAVEVIIGQLVTFLRHGDPVRMSKRAGDMVWFDDLLDEVGVDAARYTLLRTSIDQPLEFDLAEVVKAERENPVYYVQYSSARIAGILRTAAERGVEPGTVDEAPLDLLTHSSERELVRQIGRYPEVLATAAEERAPYKVARHAETTAEAFHKFYTECQVVSDDPDLTRARYWLVVAARQALTNALGLLGVTAPERM; encoded by the coding sequence GTGAGCGCCGCACAGGAGACCGCCCACCTCGCCGACGCGATCAGGGCCGCGCTCGCCAGTGCCGGGCTGCCCGACCGCGAGCCCGAGCTCGAGCGCCCTCGGCAGCGTGAGCACGGGGACTGGGCGACGAACGTCGCCATGACGCTCGCCCGGGAGGTCGACGCGTCGCCGCGGGAGATCGCGCAGCGGATCGTGGAGGCGCTCGGCACGCCGACCGGTGTCGCGGCCGTCGAGATCGCCGGTCCGGGCTTCATCAACTTCCGGTTGGCCGCCGACGCGTTCGCCGAGACGGTGCGCGCCGCGGTGCACGCGGGCGAGGCCTTCGGTCGTGGCGACGAGCTGGACGGTCAGCACGTCAACGTGGAGTTCGTGTCCGCCAATCCCACGGGGCCGCTGCACCTCGGTGCCGGGCGGTGGGCGGCGGTCGGCGACGGGATCGCGAGCGTGCTCGAGGCGCGCGGGGCCGACGTGACCCGCGAGTACTACTTCAACGACGCGGGCGAGCAGATGCGCAAGTTCGGGGCCTCGGTGGAGGCCGCGCTCGCGGGGCAGGAGCCGCCCGAGGACGGCTATCAGGGTGAGTACATCACCGAGCTCGCCGCGGAGATCCGCGACGGCGGGGAGACTCAGGACGTCGCCGAGGCCGCCTACCAGCGCATGCTCTCGCGCATCACCGCGACGCTCGAGCGGTTCGGCGTGACCTTCGACGTGTTCTTCGGCGAGCGGGCCCTGCACGGTCCCGACGGGATCGCGGCGGTCGTCGCGCAGGTGCGGGAAACCGGCCACGCCTACGAGGCCGAGGGCGCCACGTGGCTGCGCACCACCGCCTTCGGCGACGACAAGGACCGGGTGCTCGTCAAGGCCGACGGGGTGCCCACGTACTTCGCCGCCGACTGCGCCTACCTCGCCGACAAGCTCGCGCGCGGCTTCGATCGCTGCATCTACCTGCTCGGCGCGGACCACCACGGGTACGTCAAGCGGCTCGAGGCCGCCGAGCAGGCGCTCTCGGGAACGAACCGGGCCGTCGAGGTCATCATCGGCCAACTCGTCACGTTCCTGCGGCACGGCGACCCGGTGCGCATGAGCAAGCGCGCGGGCGACATGGTCTGGTTCGACGACCTGCTCGACGAGGTCGGTGTCGACGCCGCGCGCTACACGCTGCTGCGCACCTCGATCGACCAGCCGCTCGAGTTCGACCTCGCCGAGGTCGTGAAGGCCGAGCGCGAGAACCCCGTGTACTACGTGCAGTACTCGTCGGCGCGGATCGCCGGGATCCTGCGCACGGCGGCCGAGCGGGGCGTGGAGCCGGGCACGGTCGACGAGGCGCCGCTCGACCTGCTCACCCACTCGAGCGAGCGTGAGCTCGTGCGCCAGATCGGTCGGTACCCCGAGGTCCTGGCGACCGCGGCCGAGGAGCGCGCCCCCTACAAGGTCGCCCGCCACGCCGAGACGACCGCCGAGGCGTTCCACAAGTTCTACACCGAGTGCCAGGTCGTCTCGGACGACCCGGACCTCACGCGTGCCCGTTACTGGCTCGTCGTCGCGGCGCGGCAGGCGCTCACCAACGCCCTCGGGCTCCTCGGCGTGACCGCACCGGAGCGCATGTGA